A region of the Penicillium psychrofluorescens genome assembly, chromosome: 6 genome:
CGCCGTTCgtgacgccgccgccgggtTTTATCTCATCCTCTGCCGCCTCCGAGATCATCACCGCCGACCAGGAGTTCAACACGGCCGATTTTGttgccgacgacgacgagggcgccGGCATCGGCGCGACGGCCGTGGTCACGCCCGCGGCGCTGTCGCTCCTGAACGGCTTTCTCGACAACATCCTCTTCAATATTCTCGGAGTCTCCAAATCCACCCAATTGACATGCATCCGGCCCGCCGTCACGGACGTGCTGAAGCCCCGACTCGCGGCAGAAGTCGTCAcggccgccgatgatgaatTGAGCGAATACATGGGCGGggcggacgacgaggaaCATGAATTTCGGGGTGGCCAGGAACCCGGTGGAGATTTTGACCTGATCCGGTCATGGAAACTCACCCGACTCCGCTGTATGGTCTACACCCGCCTCGGCGACatggaagaggacgacgaagacgaatTCATCGCCCAGGACAGCTTGGGCGACTCGCACGGGGCACCGCGCCGGTTTTCCAGCCATGTCGACAATATCACCCCAGCCGCCGCCATTTTCTTGACTTCGATCATTGAATATATTGGCGAGCGCGCCCTGGTCATTGCCGGAGAAACAGCGCGGTCTCGGTTGTCAGCCAAGCTGAACGACAATGGCAGCGAAGACGCAGATCGAACCAGTATCGATCGGCTCGTGGTGGAGGACCTGGATATGGAAAAGCTGGCGCTCAATGCAACCCTGGGCCGCCTATGGCGCACATGGCGAAAACGCAGACGCGGAGCCGCCTTGTCTCGCACCTTGTCGCGCGactccttccaccgccggcgCTACACCACGATGGGCGCCAGTCGCAAGAGTAGCATTTCCACCATCGAGGAACCAGTCACACCCAGAGAGATCCCGGCCCAGGAGTCGGATCCAGCTTCGATTCCGCTGCCCATGAACGAGTACGATATTCAAGAAATTGAGATTCCGGGTTACAAATCGGATCCCGTCGTTGAGATCCAAACCATGAAAGCCATCGTGGCTCACAAAGTGCGCCCGCGAAGTCTGATGGTTATTCCCTCGCCGCTGCCACTCAACTCGCCGCTGGCCTCCAAGGAGTCGCCATCCAGTAACGCATCTCCCGTGGACCCCGCCCGACCCGATCAACCCAAGGTGATCCGTCACGTTCGCTCAAGGTCGTTGCCAAGCTCCACTTCCAGCCCGGTGGTGCAAGTCGCGTCAGGCATAGAAGTGCTGCGATCGCCCACTTCCGACAAGAATCAGGAGgctgtggaagatgacgacgaaTCCGCGGAGTTCGTAGACGCGGCTGAGTCTGCCCCTGGATTGGCTATTACCACGTCTCCCACAACTGCCGAGCTTTCGCCCGCCGAGAGGCAGAGGATGTCTGTGGTGcccgaagaggaagaagaagcagtTCCGCACCCGGATAACTTGCATGTGAGCGACATGGTAGCATCCCTGCGATCCAGGGATACAGGCGAACCCTTGAGTGAGGTCTCATCCCTGAATGAGCGCGATCTGCGGACCAGCGATCAGGCGTCGATCTCCTCTATGAGTGAACGCGGCAATGACAACGCAGAGATCATCGAAGGTCGGGGCACGTACGAGAAACCGAAGCAGACCGCTACGGTTCAACGCCCGAAACGCAAATCCAGCAGGGGTATCACGCAGCCACCGCCGATCACTGCAGAGGCTATTTTACCGCCGACGCAAGGGGCAGAAACCACGCCTATCCTTGCGAACGAGGCTATCAAGTCCTCTACCGAGTATGATGACATGGACGGCGATGAACATAAATCTCCCATGATGGCTGCCCTGGGACACGGCCAACAGCCAGAGGAACCTCGACCGGATTCGACGTCGAGCAATTATTCACAGCGATCGCAGAGCTCGCGTCGTCACAAGCCTGCTCCGTTAATAGTTGCGGCTAGCAACCGGACTAGTTCGCGCCGAACAGactccagcagctcgacgGCGACCGAACGAGCCGCTGTTCAGCGAATGCCTCGAGCATCGACATCCGTGACTACCGCTCCTGTGCCAGTTCGGCCGGCTCGCTCCGAGAGCCTCGGCCAGCGCCCGATGACCGCGAACTCGACGACCTCTCAGGTGTCCACCAAACTGAAAGGGTTTATCAGCCGTCAGCCAGGCGactctccctctcttcgtcttcgaagcTCGTCTGACACGAGTCGGGCTTCTGGGGATACCGGGGACTCTCCCGCGGAAGATGGCACGGACTTGGACAAGTTGATCAACAGTGACGAGACTATCCATTACACGCTGACTCCTCGGAGCGTACGCGAAATGGGCTTCCCTGACGTGCCGCCCAAGCCGATTCCTCGGTCTGACATGGCGGGTACTTCAGACCTGGCAAATTTCCTGAAGAACACCGCTCCTCCAGGAGACGACATGCCCGCATCACGGCCCTCTGTCTCTTCCAAGACGAACCGCGATTCGGCCAAGTACGTTCCCATTGCATCACGTATGAGCACATCGTCGGCACGGGCGAAGGTACCGGTCCAAGCACGAGACGCTCGATTGGGCGGTGATTCGACTCGGGACCTGGCCGAATTCATGAAAGCAACCGGTCCCATCAACGGACCGACCAGTGCCCCCTTGAAGCCCAACATGCCCAAAGCTTCGCCTACCTCGCCTAAGTCCAACCGACCTCGTTTACAGGCTCGCGGCGCAGACACCGCGGCGGGATCGCAGACTTCAGATCTCATTGATTTCATCCGGGAAGGGCCACCTCAGCCGGGGGGTGCCCACCGCATTCCTCGGACGGTTGCACCCTTTCGGAACACCGTTGATTCGGACGACCTCCAGCTGGATCAGGCCACGCGCAACTCCCTTGCGAGCACACAGGATAGCTCTGCACCCTCTTCCGGCTCGCGGACAGCACTCCTCGACTCGGCAAGTCGCCTGAAGGGCCGGATGGAGTATGCTGCTGCCAGTAAAGCAGCGACCCAAGATTCCCCTGCACCTGTCCGCCGGAATCGATTCCAGGGCGCGCCAGACCCATATGCCAttgacgatgacgaagatgacgacctACTCGAAGAGCTGCTAGAAGCAGAACCAGTCAAACCCAAGCGACAGGAGGAAAGCCTAATggatttcctgcgcgacgctccccctccgccacctAGCGAACCTGAACCTCTGTCAATCAACATCCCTCAGAACAATAACTCCTCTTCCCACGGATTCGCAAGTGACATGAAGGCCCGGCTGCTTCGTTCCGCCGGAGGAGATCGGACGGACAGGTCGCCGTCCACAAAATTATCCAGGACATCTCTTCGCTCGCAAACGAGTAACTACGCTGCCCCGCCCTCGAACTACACGGCCAAGGTTGGCATGGAGCGAAACGCCGGCACCACGCGTACCATGCCCAACACGTCTAACCGTACAACGGAGACAGGCGCACTGGCCGACTTCCTTCGCAACACTGGACCCCCGGAGCCGGTTTCGCCGCGGCAGTCGTCGAGCTCGATGGGGAATAACATGAACAACACATTCTCGCGCCTGTTCGTGCGTCGGAGGAAGGTTGAAGCTTAATTTTCCGTTTCCTTTCTTGCTTCGTTGAGCGATTTGAGCCGTTTTGACGAccgccatccatccatccactctGATCATGCCCATCATTTTTGGTATCTTTTTTCCTTTACTCCGACGATCTGTCAACCCTTCTTGTGTACAAATTCTCATGTCCTCCCCCCGACTGCTTACTAtcttttgatcttcttcgtgggCGAAGCCCAGTAgcacttttttttctctgtcTCCAATCTGCACCACTTCTGGTTATTTTTCCCCCATTTCtttcctttgcttttttccCTTTGCCACGCACATGCAACGTTCTTTCTGGGATGAAAACGACTATCTAATATACTCGTGTCCGTTCTCTCTGTCTGCGCTTTGACTGGGATGTCCTTGGATTGCTTTGTGATATTGCGCTAGATaccaattttttttttctctcttgttACTGTGTCTATTATTTGAGCCTGACGCCAAGAAAGCACCTATTCGATCTGTTTTATGACCCTCAATTTACTGTACTTTCAAAGTCAAAGAGTTACATTGTTGCCCATTAGTATTGCAAAGGAATCCgtagaaagaaaaacataGTCCATAGTACTGCTTTCTCAAAAGGGAAGGCGGAACCCCTGTCCTGTGATCCCGTGACCGTCCCCTTAGGTGGCATCAACAAGCAGCACAACACCAACTGCTTTGTATCCGGCACGCCATTCCACTCCACACACTCACAGCCAGCCATGGGCTCCTCCCGGTTCAACATGGGGTCCTTCCTCAGTCTATTCCTTCTCATCGTCCAAATTGCCTCGGCCCTGAAGTTCGATCTTCCCGCCTCCGCGGGCTACGGCAGTGCTCACGAGCGATGCATCCGTAACTTCGTCGCCAAGGACCAGCTCGTCGTTGTTACCGCGATTGTAAGCGGCCAGAAGGGGGATGGACAGAAGGTCAACTTGCATGTAAGTGGATTGCTCATTGCGGGACTGCTCGAGtttcttgtttttgtctcccttttgtttttttggGTACCCTACACGCAACGCAACTGCAACGACTAATAAATATTCCCCGAAATACAGATTCGGGATGCTATGGGCAATGACCACGGCAAAGCGAAGGATATTGCAGGCGAGACTCGCCAGGCGTTCACTTCACCGGGCGACACTGCCTTTGACGTGTGTTTCGAGAACCAGCTTGTTGGACGCAGTAAGATTCCCCGCCATCCCCACAGATCCCCCTTTGTTTCTGACATCAACTATCAATAGGCGGCGTCCAAAACCCCTCCCGCGCCATCGAACTCGACGTCGAcatcggcgccgacgccCGCGACTGGTCCAGCATCGCGATCACGGAGAAGCTGCAGCCCATCGAGGCTGACCTCCGCCGCATGGAAGAGACGGTCGCGGAAATTGTGACGGAGATGGAGTACCTGCGTTCGCGTGAGCAGAAGCTGCGTGATACCAATGAGAGCACTAATGAGCGGGTGAAGTGGTTTGCGTTTGGGACGATGGGTATGCTCGTTGGGCTGGGGGCTTGGCAGGTTGTTTACCTGAGGGCTTACTTCCGGTACGTACACCTTCCTATCCTGCTATTGGACGCGAGTCCGTGCTGGGGACATTATTGGCTAACATTGTTGCTTCTAGATCCAAGCATCTCATCTAGACAATTACATTTGTTTTGTGACGGTTTTTTGGGGCAAGGGGTTTCACTGCAGCGCATGATGGGGAGTAGTATCTAATGTCTCGTGGCATTCTGTTCCAACACTCGTGATGATCTCAATGGTATAAAATATTCGCTGTCCTGTCTGGCCTGGCTGCAGGCCGGTGGTCATAATTCAGATGTGCTATAACGTTCGAACTGCTCGCCACGCCACCAGTAGTGTATGTAGCCGAGTTTCTGCTGGTTAGACTTGTAGTACCATAACAATTTCTAGTCTTTTAATATTCATTGTATTCTAAAACCATACCCTTCCTGGTCCATCGACGTAATCACCCTGAGCTGCCTGTTTACACCActgcaaacagtgcaaacatCGGAGAAACGCGCCCATGACTCGGGGATGATGTCAAGCTCCAACCGAGCGACTCGCCATTCTTCCTCTGGCCAACTACTGCACTCACTGAGACCAGCGACCTGTGACAATGTCCATCTCACGAGTTATCCCACGGAGCCTCCTACGGCCATCACCATTCGCCCCCAGCGGCCTCCCAGCATCCAGCCGGGCATTCGGCACGACGGCTCTACGCCTGAAAAATGACAATGTCAACGACCGCGCCCCTTCCACGGCGCCAGCACACCGCGAgaaccagaccaagaagcagccCAATCAGTACGTGCCGAACACAAcctccaccatgaccaaGGATTTCCCCAATATCGGGGAGAagccgtcgccgccggagatGCTGAACTCCGTGGATCCGAACTACCGTCCGGCGGATCCCTACCCCGGCCGAATCGAGCATTTTACAGGTGGACGGCAACAGAGCGGCGCGCAGAAGCCTGAGCTTGGGGTtggagagatggaggggatTACCTTCAAAGTTGAGCCGCTGAAGAGGGCCGGGGAGGATGCTGCGACTATGCGGGCTCGGTTACTATGTTTGTTCGCCCTCTTCTGCGTACAGATCGGTCTTTATAGAAAGATGCCGTGTCGCAAGCAAAGACGAAAGCTAAGAAATAATATCCAGACCAAAGCCGGAAACGCGGCATCCTGGAATCCGACCTGCTGCTCTCCACCTTCGCAGACGTCTACCTCGCGAAAATGAGCCCGGCCCAACTCCAGGAATACGACCGCTTCCTCGACGAGAACGATTGGGACATCTACTACTGGGCCACGCAGGACCCGCCGTCGACTGCAGACGCGCAAGAAACAGCCGCCTCTGCTGAAAAGCCCCAGGACACCGTGACGGAAACCTGGAAGCGCACTGGCGCCAAGAGCGGCGAGTGGGCGCAGACGATCGGTGCCTTCAAGGCTGCGTACCGGCCCGTGCCGACGCGATGGGCTGAGTCGGAGGTCTTGCGGCTTCTGCGGCAGCATGTGAGTGATAAGAGCGCGACTGGGTTTGagtcggcgaagaagaagaagactgggGGTGGGGGCTTGGGGCGCATGCCTAATGTGCAGGTGTTCAACTCGTGAGCATGTGCGAGCGTATTATTATTTATATAGTTGTAGAACAGAATGCCATCTTGTAACCGTCGTTTCCTCTGTAAGTCTATACTTGGGCTTGGCGCACCATCACGTGATCGAACTCGCTTGTTAGGGCTGCCCACAGAAAAGTTGGCTTAGGGTTATCCGCTGTCTGCGATTTTCTCCAACGACATCTCGTCAACCCCATCactcttcccttccccccctccATCCGTCTCAATCCTCATCATGGCTGAGCAGCTGGTTCTTCGCGGCACCCTCGATGGCCACAATGGCTGGGTTACCTCTCTGGCTACCTCTCTGGAGAAGTAAGGCGCATCCAAAATTACGGATTGAGTGCATTGAAGACTAACTCGGATGCCAATAGCCCCAACATGCTGCTGTCCGGCTCCCGCGACAAGACCCTGATCATCTGGAACCTCACCCGCGACGAGCAGGCTTACGGCTACCCCAAGCGCAGCCTGGAGGGTCACTCCCACATCGTCTCTGACTGTGTATGTTCTCGTCCCCAATTGCAAAAAATAAAGAATCCAAACGACAAGGAATGGAAGCGGTTTTCTGGAACTGGGCTGATGATTGGTCTGCGCTATAGGTGATCTCCTCCGACGGTGCCTACGCTCTGTCCTCCTCGTGGGACAAGTCGCTCCGTCTCTGGGAGCTGTCCaccggcaacaccacccgcACTTTCGTCGGCCACACCAACGATGTCCTTTCCGTTTCGTTCTCCGCCGACAACCGTCAGATCGTCTCCGGTTCGCGTGACCGCACCATCAAGCTGTGGAACACCCTGGGTGACTGCAAGttcaccatcaccgagaAGGGCCACACCGAGTGGGTGTCGTGCGTTCGCTTCAGCCCCAACCCCCAGAACCCCGTCATTGTCTCGGCTGGCTGGGACAAGCTCGTCAAGGTACGctatctctctttctcttcccacccgAACCCGTTGCAGCAGCAACCCGGACCACATGATGTTTGCATATTCTACGTATTTGCTACTTCAGAGCCCCATTGGGGGCGATGAGACAATTTTTCACCATAATGCCTGATGGAAAACAAGAGGAGGAAATTTTTCCCTTTACAAGGATTCACTCATGTTGTTTGAAATCTTTTGCTGACAAGTGATTTCACAATCAGGTGTGGGAGCTCGCTTCCTGCCGTCTCCAGACCGACCACATCGGTCACACTGGCTACATCAACACTGTCACCATCTCGCCCGACGGCTCGCTCTGCGCCTCCGGTGGCAAGGACGGCACCACCATGCTCTGGGACCTGAACGAGTCCAAGCACCTCTACTCCCTCCACGCCGGTGACGAGATCCACGCGCTCGTCTTCTCCCCCAACCGCTACTGGCTGTGCGCtgccaccagcagcagcatcaccatcttcgacctcgagaagaagagcaaggtCGACGAGCTGAAGCCCGAGTACGtcgagaagggcaagaagtCCCGCGACCCCGAGTGTATCTCCCTGGCCTGGTCCGCCGACGGCCAGACCCTGTTCGCCGGTTACACCGACAACAAGATCCGTGCCTGGGGCGTTATGTCGCGGGCATAGATGGAGTCTTGTGTGTATGTGGTGGATCGATGGACGATGGGTTGACTGGTCAAGCGCTGTATGGAGGGAGCCtctattcttttcttttttgatcTATCGACCTTGAATGAAGAGGGCAATTTAAAAAAAGTTCAAAAAATTACCCGCacaagaagaggaaaaatTTGGGCATATAGGTTGTTTTTGGGATGTATGAGCCACGAGCAATGAAGCAAGCACTCTGGGTCCAATGGGCCCGGTGGGCTTCTTGACATATCTAGCTTGCTTCGATCCGTCATGATAAAATCGAAATTTCTAGATTCTTGTGACATATCGCATAGAGATACCGTAGGTTCGGTGTGTATAGTCCGTCGATGGATCATGTACCCCGTAGGAAAATTATGTAGAAGCCGTATTCGGTCGAAGAGAGAAGTTTCCATTTTTTTTGGATGTCTATATCATCTTATCTCCATATTGTACACATTGGCTAACACTATTTCTTCGAAACTCTTTTCAGTGCCGCGTCCGTCATGGCAATTCCTTCCTCATGCTCGAGACCCTTTGCCAGCGAGTTGGCCTCAATGTAAAGCTGGCGTGCGACGTCCGGCTTGTTCTGCAACTCAGCCAATTCACCGAGATTGTAGGTAGCCACGACGCAGGTGATGTCGCACTCTTCGTCGCGCACAGGCGGCTGAATACGCGCCGCCACATCCAGAGCTTTCTGTGCCCACTGTCGGGCTGCTTCGACGATCTGTTCCCGAGGGACcggttgctgctgctgctgtttttGCTGCCGGCTAGGGGACGACGCCGTCGGCCGCTGTGCCTGCCCGGCCATGGCGCTAGCCACGTCGTTCAAAAGAACAACCTGCTTGCAGCTTGGCGAGTCGCCCTCTGTGACGCGGACCATCTCCAATGCGCGAATGTACAGCGGCATGGCTAGCTCGTGCCGCTCCTTGGCAGAGTAGGTGGTTGCGAGCTCTGTAAGCGCTGTGGCAATTTCCGGCAGGCTCAGCCATGTATCGCCGTCggatccatcaccaccgctgctgctgccaccaCCGCCCACAGGGAGACCAAGCTTCTGGCGACGGTGCATCTCTTTCAGACACATTTCCACAGCGGCGACCTGCGCAGCCTCGGCTTTTTGGTCCTCCTGGATATGGTCGCTTGAATACAGCTCTGCCAATTTCATCTCTATGCCAATGACCTTCTGGAGCGTTTTGGTGCGCTGACGAGCTTCAAACTCCCGAGTCTCCTTCAAGTCCTTCTCTGCGTCCTGCAGCGCCGCATCGTCAATTTGAACATTGGATGGCGTGGACTTGTCCTCCTTCTTCAATGGGTCCGGCGCAGCCGTTTCCCTCTCGAGTCCCTCAACCCATTCCAAGGCCTCGGTCTTTGTCCGCTCCAGCACCTCAATAGCCGGCTTCATCAAACcagccttctccagcatcatcGCCACCTGCAGCTTGATCCCCATAACCTCGTCCGAGAACGGGTGCATGcccatctccagcgccatCCGCAGAGCTGCTTTGTATGCCTTCAGCGCCTTGGGCGCGTTGAGGTTGATCTCGGTGTAATACACCCCCGTGCGCAGTGCGTCTGCTACGGGCGGCGGGAATTTGGTGTACTGGGGAGCCACCTGTGTCAGTTCCACGTAGGAGATGTAGGCGAATGTGGCGACGCCGCCCAcgacggagaagatggctaGCGGGAGGAGAATTGGGTTCTTGCGCCAGATGCCTTTTGAAGCTTCGCGGAAGCTGCGTCGGACACGTTGCGCGAGCGAGAAGTGCCGCGGTCGTGGGAGGCGCGGTGCGAGTAGTGTGTTGGCATTATTGGTGGGTCGCGAGAGCAGCGTTGGTCGCGCATTGTTGGTGCAGATTGACCGTGTTGTGGATTGAAATAGGCTGGAGGCAGAGGCGCCGGTGCGCCTTGATGCTATTCGGAACATTGGGGAttgtgtggtggtgtggtgagagagaaaggatCTGggagagtgaagaagaagacgtGATTTTGTAAGCTCAACTGACTGACTTCCCGCCATGACGTCGCGACCTCAGGAAGCTGAGTTAATCACCACACCAAAGCAAATGAACTAATACATACCACCAGACATGTGTGGCCGCTATGCCTTGGGCGTTGTAGGTTTTTGTTCTATCTCTCGCACCTACACAATTGAACTAACCATCACCAGCGCCTGGCATACATCCGGCAGCGCCTCCAGGACAACGGCATGCAAGTGGATGAAGcgcccgacgacgacgaggtcAGAGAGACATACAACTTTGCGCCAGGCAATTTTGGTGCTGTCTATCGTGCGGACATGCCAGAGCACGGACATCAGCAGGGGGACAAGGGAAACGAAGAGTCAACTGAGGCGCAGAACGAGGATCTCCCAAAAGACATCAAGTACAAGCTCCAGAGCATGAAATGGGGTCTCGTCCCATTCTGGACAAAGAG
Encoded here:
- a CDS encoding uncharacterized protein (ID:PFLUO_008813-T1.cds;~source:funannotate), producing the protein MRPFKASDLLDAGTRTRSTSVSSDTPLTRVNLMSPPFVTPPPGFISSSAASEIITADQEFNTADFVADDDEGAGIGATAVVTPAALSLLNGFLDNILFNILGVSKSTQLTCIRPAVTDVLKPRLAAEVVTAADDELSEYMGGADDEEHEFRGGQEPGGDFDLIRSWKLTRLRCMVYTRLGDMEEDDEDEFIAQDSLGDSHGAPRRFSSHVDNITPAAAIFLTSIIEYIGERALVIAGETARSRLSAKLNDNGSEDADRTSIDRLVVEDLDMEKLALNATLGRLWRTWRKRRRGAALSRTLSRDSFHRRRYTTMGASRKSSISTIEEPVTPREIPAQESDPASIPLPMNEYDIQEIEIPGYKSDPVVEIQTMKAIVAHKVRPRSLMVIPSPLPLNSPLASKESPSSNASPVDPARPDQPKVIRHVRSRSLPSSTSSPVVQVASGIEVLRSPTSDKNQEAVEDDDESAEFVDAAESAPGLAITTSPTTAELSPAERQRMSVVPEEEEEAVPHPDNLHVSDMVASLRSRDTGEPLSEVSSLNERDLRTSDQASISSMSERGNDNAEIIEGRGTYEKPKQTATVQRPKRKSSRGITQPPPITAEAILPPTQGAETTPILANEAIKSSTEYDDMDGDEHKSPMMAALGHGQQPEEPRPDSTSSNYSQRSQSSRRHKPAPLIVAASNRTSSRRTDSSSSTATERAAVQRMPRASTSVTTAPVPVRPARSESLGQRPMTANSTTSQVSTKLKGFISRQPGDSPSLRLRSSSDTSRASGDTGDSPAEDGTDLDKLINSDETIHYTLTPRSVREMGFPDVPPKPIPRSDMAGTSDLANFLKNTAPPGDDMPASRPSVSSKTNRDSAKYVPIASRMSTSSARAKVPVQARDARLGGDSTRDLAEFMKATGPINGPTSAPLKPNMPKASPTSPKSNRPRLQARGADTAAGSQTSDLIDFIREGPPQPGGAHRIPRTVAPFRNTVDSDDLQLDQATRNSLASTQDSSAPSSGSRTALLDSASRLKGRMEYAAASKAATQDSPAPVRRNRFQGAPDPYAIDDDEDDDLLEELLEAEPVKPKRQEESLMDFLRDAPPPPPSEPEPLSINIPQNNNSSSHGFASDMKARLLRSAGGDRTDRSPSTKLSRTSLRSQTSNYAAPPSNYTAKVGMERNAGTTRTMPNTSNRTTETGALADFLRNTGPPEPVSPRQSSSSMGNNMNNTFSRLFVRRRKVEA
- a CDS encoding uncharacterized protein (ID:PFLUO_008814-T1.cds;~source:funannotate); translated protein: MGSSRFNMGSFLSLFLLIVQIASALKFDLPASAGYGSAHERCIRNFVAKDQLVVVTAIVSGQKGDGQKVNLHIRDAMGNDHGKAKDIAGETRQAFTSPGDTAFDVCFENQLVGRSGVQNPSRAIELDVDIGADARDWSSIAITEKLQPIEADLRRMEETVAEIVTEMEYLRSREQKLRDTNESTNERVKWFAFGTMGMLVGLGAWQVVYLRAYFRSKHLI
- a CDS encoding uncharacterized protein (ID:PFLUO_008815-T1.cds;~source:funannotate) — protein: MSISRVIPRSLLRPSPFAPSGLPASSRAFGTTALRLKNDNVNDRAPSTAPAHRENQTKKQPNQYVPNTTSTMTKDFPNIGEKPSPPEMLNSVDPNYRPADPYPGRIEHFTGGRQQSGAQKPELGVGEMEGITFKVEPLKRAGEDAATMRARLLYQSRKRGILESDLLLSTFADVYLAKMSPAQLQEYDRFLDENDWDIYYWATQDPPSTADAQETAASAEKPQDTVTETWKRTGAKSGEWAQTIGAFKAAYRPVPTRWAESEVLRLLRQHVSDKSATGFESAKKKKTGGGGLGRMPNVQVFNS
- a CDS encoding uncharacterized protein (ID:PFLUO_008816-T1.cds;~source:funannotate); translated protein: MAEQLVLRGTLDGHNGWVTSLATSLENPNMLLSGSRDKTLIIWNLTRDEQAYGYPKRSLEGHSHIVSDCVISSDGAYALSSSWDKSLRLWELSTGNTTRTFVGHTNDVLSVSFSADNRQIVSGSRDRTIKLWNTLGDCKFTITEKGHTEWVSCVRFSPNPQNPVIVSAGWDKLVKVWELASCRLQTDHIGHTGYINTVTISPDGSLCASGGKDGTTMLWDLNESKHLYSLHAGDEIHALVFSPNRYWLCAATSSSITIFDLEKKSKVDELKPEYVEKGKKSRDPECISLAWSADGQTLFAGYTDNKIRAWGVMSRA
- a CDS encoding uncharacterized protein (ID:PFLUO_008817-T1.cds;~source:funannotate), coding for MFRIASRRTGASASSLFQSTTRSICTNNARPTLLSRPTNNANTLLAPRLPRPRHFSLAQRVRRSFREASKGIWRKNPILLPLAIFSVVGGVATFAYISYVELTQVAPQYTKFPPPVADALRTGVYYTEINLNAPKALKAYKAALRMALEMGMHPFSDEVMGIKLQVAMMLEKAGLMKPAIEVLERTKTEALEWVEGLERETAAPDPLKKEDKSTPSNVQIDDAALQDAEKDLKETREFEARQRTKTLQKVIGIEMKLAELYSSDHIQEDQKAEAAQVAAVEMCLKEMHRRQKLGLPVGGGGSSSGGDGSDGDTWLSLPEIATALTELATTYSAKERHELAMPLYIRALEMVRVTEGDSPSCKQVVLLNDVASAMAGQAQRPTASSPSRQQKQQQQQPVPREQIVEAARQWAQKALDVAARIQPPVRDEECDITCVVATYNLGELAELQNKPDVARQLYIEANSLAKGLEHEEGIAMTDAALKRVSKK